One window of Desulfovibrio sp. X2 genomic DNA carries:
- a CDS encoding peroxiredoxin produces MSDPYIPVEGDLAPAFSLPASDGRLLGPKDFTGKWLVVYFYPKDSTSGCTTEAVEFSALVPEFEKLGASVVGVSRDSLGSHAKFIAKQQLTIPLLSDVGKLAIESYGAWREKTLYGKVSLGVVRSTFLIGPDGRVARAWPKVAKAAGHAQEVLEALRELRENTKEA; encoded by the coding sequence ATGAGCGATCCATACATTCCGGTCGAGGGCGATCTCGCCCCGGCCTTCTCCCTGCCCGCGAGCGACGGGCGGCTGCTGGGTCCGAAGGATTTCACGGGCAAGTGGCTGGTGGTCTACTTCTATCCCAAGGACAGCACGTCCGGCTGCACCACCGAGGCCGTGGAGTTCTCGGCCCTGGTGCCGGAGTTCGAGAAGCTCGGCGCAAGCGTCGTGGGCGTGAGCCGCGATTCGCTCGGCAGCCACGCCAAGTTCATCGCGAAGCAGCAGCTGACCATCCCCCTGCTCTCGGACGTGGGTAAGCTGGCCATCGAGTCCTACGGCGCGTGGCGCGAAAAGACGCTCTACGGCAAGGTATCGCTCGGCGTGGTGCGCTCCACCTTCCTCATCGGCCCGGACGGCCGCGTGGCGCGCGCCTGGCCCAAGGTGGCCAAGGCCGCCGGGCACGCGCAGGAGGTCCTGGAGGCGCTGCGCGAGTTGCGCGAGAACACCAAGGAGGCATGA